The stretch of DNA TAAATATAGCACTGGAAACATTAAACAAATAATTGCCAATTGACCAATTTCCACTCCTAAGTTAAACCCTAATAACGACAAAGTCATAAATTCGCCTCTCAAACCTATCTCGCCCAACACACTAGCAAAGCCAAAACCGTGAAATAAACCAAAACCAAAGGCGATTACCCAATCCTTTTTTCCAAAAAGCGGAGAAATGTTGTGATAGGCCGCTAGTGCAATTGACAACGCAATGACTGACTCTACGAAGCGCGATGGTAAATTGACCAGCCCCAAGGCTGCCAAACTCAAGGTAATCGTATGTGCAATCGTGAAAAAGGTGACCACCTTCAACACATAGATTAAAGCTGGTTTAAAGCTTTCGACTGGGATCCAGTTTTTGGTCGCTGCGCGCAGCCCTGCCGGGCTCAATACCTTATGAATATTAATGTCCTTCAAGCTGAAGCCCTGGCGTTTTTCTTTTTCTTTCCATATGCGACGCACCACCGCTGGTAAAACCAAAGCTAATAAGAATAAAATATGGTCGATCCCTATCCAGATGTGCCACATGCCCTGTTTGATCATCGCCCAAAAGCCTTTCAGCACAGAGGACTCGGTTAAGGAGAGTTCCTGAACCGTATCTCCGCTATCAAAAATCAAGGATACCTGGGCCTCATTATCAAAAACACCTGCTTTCCAGTTATAGGCAATCACCAATAAACCCTGATGATTAGGGATTTCCTTCAGCAATACTTCATAGGTAATGTCTAGGGCTTCCGGCATGACTTCCATCCCACCTAATTCAAAATTTAGCTGCACAAATTCACCAAGGTCATCTAAATTGAGAATTTCCGGTGCTGTAAACTGGATAGGATGGTTACCCAAAACCGAATTAAAGGCCACCTTTTCTAGTACATAGTCCTGAATACGTTGTAAATGCGGTGCCAAGCTTTCCACGGTCAAATT from Saprospiraceae bacterium encodes:
- a CDS encoding HupE/UreJ family protein — encoded protein: MNTLIKTAILSLFCFILPFRVGAHAPDQSYVFLKIYADGVNGIFEITTKDLNKGLGLNLPSNLTVESLAPHLQRIQDYVLEKVAFNSVLGNHPIQFTAPEILNLDDLGEFVQLNFELGGMEVMPEALDITYEVLLKEIPNHQGLLVIAYNWKAGVFDNEAQVSLIFDSGDTVQELSLTESSVLKGFWAMIKQGMWHIWIGIDHILFLLALVLPAVVRRIWKEKEKRQGFSLKDINIHKVLSPAGLRAATKNWIPVESFKPALIYVLKVVTFFTIAHTITLSLAALGLVNLPSRFVESVIALSIALAAYHNISPLFGKKDWVIAFGFGLFHGFGFASVLGEIGLRGEFMTLSLLGFNLGVEIGQLAIICLMFPVLYLYRLSKNYPKVLIYGSVFLIVVSLYWFVERSFDVNFLLDDFAGRAFRKVLRIVGLL